The Drosophila sechellia strain sech25 chromosome 2R, ASM438219v1, whole genome shotgun sequence nucleotide sequence agtaaaatgtttatttaaaaaattgtgcGTTTCCTGTATACATAATACTTTTCAATAAGTAAATAGATCtgtgtatattatatataaaatatttgtatatactCTACTTGGTCTATTACACTGCAAAAGCGGTTGGAATTGTAAATGTTTAGGCATCGTTTTCTCTTAAAAAGCCAATCAAATCAGTCGGTTGTACAATTAAAATTCGTATTTGTCTTTTGAAGTTTGGCAAATCGAGTCTTCAAAATCTTCAGACAcggaatatattttataaaattagttGCGACTAATGGAATAATGTGAATAGTAATAATTTGATTGGCGTTTCACATTTAAACTGAGCTTTTTTTCAAATTCCAGTCTATTCTAGGCACTTTGAGTCTGTGGCATCTATTGATCACTAGCTAGTtattaaatattgtatataGTGCACCGTCAAAAATCAGATGATTGTGTCTTTGATTCTttgtgtatacatatatatatatatgtgtgcgAATACTGTTGTGGTTCCTTGGCTGCCTTAATTAATCAAGCTGCGCACGCAGCTGGGACTGCAAAAGGGCATGTTCTCCTTGACGCAAAAACGTCCTCCTATTAGCGGCTTGGAGCACTGCGCTCCGGCGCAAACAAAGCAACTGGCATGCCAGTGGACATCGCCCCAAGCGACGCCCTGATCTGCGGGTCCAATCGCAACTTTGCAGCGCTGGCAGCGGACGGCAAATAGGCGGTCATAGCACAGCAGGCACAGGGGCATGTTGGACTTCTCATCCGCTATATACTGCTGACCGGCCAGCGGCTCATCGCACTGATAGCAGCAGAAGTGCTTGATGTGGAACGTTGCTTCCTCCGCGGCTGTGTACTCCTTGGTAAAGATCAGCTCATCGCAGGCACGGCAGCGCGGGATCTTCAGCCTGATGGCCAAATCGCGACCGCAAAAAACTTGTCCTTGATGGAAGAAGTAGACCAGGTCGGCCAAGAGTTCCCGGCACGTGATGCACTTGAAGCAGCCAGGATGCCAGGCTATCTCCTTTCCTGCACGATCGGCTTTAACGGCTACTTCGCCCATGGCGATCGGTTGGCTGCAGTCGGCGCACAAAATAGTGCGATAGGAGTCTGCAATATGTGGAAGGATTATTTACATTATTCAAGTAGTAAGAGGGGGAGCACTAACCCTTGCCAGAAACCTCATCCCCTTGAAGCCGTAGCTGCTGGAACTGCTCCGGCATACCGGCGCAACTTGGATACATGTTCAAGTCCTCAATGCCCGGAATGCTGGCGAATCTGCCCTGTCCAGCGGTAAGATCCTCGCTGCCGTAACCCGGTGTCGGTGGCTTTGAGTGGAAGCCAGAATCACTGCTCTGCGATGTGGGCAGCTCGCCAAGACTGGGTTTCGGGTAGGAAATATCCTTGCAGCCATTAGCCATGTCGGCAAAGACCTTGTCGATCTCGTCCAGCAACTGATCGTCATCGAGCAGCCAGTCGTGCACTTGTTTCATTGGCTGCAGCAACTGGCATTGGTCATGCGAGATGCCCTTGTCCTGAAGCGAGCGGAACAGGCGGTCATAATATGGAGCGTTGGAAACAGCGGACTGCAGCATGTTCTTGTCAAGTCCCACGGATTGAAGTTGAGCCCTGGTAGCTGGGTTGAGTCCTCTTAGCTCCGCAAGACTGGCAACTGGAGCTGGGATGTTGGAGATAACCACCGAGGAGGGAGCACGTCCAGCACGCGCTTCCTGGAATGCATGTTTAAGCGGCACCGCTTGAATAATTTGCGCAAAGACAGGATCACGATCGTAGTCCGTATTGGCAGGCAGTCCGCAGTCATAAACTATGGTGGAGACCCCACCAAACTTGACCCTTCGCATAGGCGTATCCTggcgcatctgggctcccatTCTGATCTGCACTGGGTTTTTCAACGGCAATGGAGAATTGAATGGTGTACCAGGGGATGATTTTATAGGTGTCATGGGCGGCTGAGGACAAATGGTGTTGATCTCGGCTCTGAATTGCGGATTGTTCACATACTCCTTGCGAAATTCAGCAATGGGACCAAGCTTTGGATCCCGCGAGATGTTAAGCTTCTTATCCTGCAGTAAACAATTATATTACAAATTTGTGTTGGTCTTGCCAACGATTTTCCTAAGTTAATTACCTGTAATATTCCCAGAACCTTGTCATAGACAACACCATGAGTCACAAGGCTAAGCAGAGCCGGCTTGCTAATCCCCAACAGCTTTTCTCTAGTCTGGGCTCGCAAAGCTCCGTTTTCCTCGAACTGGGCTGTCGATTCGCATAGAGGCTCTGAAAATGCAACCAGTAGTTTGGGATGGGCACTCGCTGGACTTGCCAAGGCCTGGGCCACCTTGGGATTAGCAAGCAGTTCGTTCAAAGTGTCATCCGCAACGGGCATGAGCCCCAAAGATTGCCAGGACTTTTGGGCCTCCTGTGAAGGCATCATAGCGGGAGCTACGTGCTCCACTTGGGCGTGATTAAGACGATCTCCAAGGCGCACAACAACGCCCTGCCCGACGCATTGCTCTCTCAATTTCTGAACGTATTGCTGCAGCTGGATGGCCTCCGTTTCCGTCAATCCATCGCACAGTGCGGCATCCAGGTCGTGTGGCGGTACTTGCAGCTCGAGTTGCATTTTCCGCTTCAGGGCGGCATCGCTTCCAGCCACAGGTATTTGGGCGGTGCCCAGCTTCTCCATATAATCTGTGACCACATCCGGAGCAGCATTTGGCGGCACCCATTCCAGCTGGACGGGCTGACTGGCCAGGGCTTTGATTTTGATATCTGCAACAGTATGTATTTGGTTTTCCTCTGTCACCTTTATATGTTATACATATGTTTCTCAATTACTTACACGCCGGTTTGGCCCTAATCTGGCCCAGAATCTCGAACTGCGCCCAGCCAGTGGCGTCATCGTCGTCCGGACACACATGCTGAATCTTGGGGCACTTGCAGTTGCGGCAAACCTTGCGCCAGAAGTGCAAATCCAGCCCCGGACATTTATCCTTGCACTCGGCACAGGGGGCTCCAGCTCCGGCTTCGTGACCCAGCTTGGAGCGCTTCAGTTGCTCCCGACGACTCTCTAGCTTCGATAGCCATTCCGGCGCCTTGGGTGTCTCCACACAGGAGTTGGGGCTCACGGCGGACATTTCGGGAATTGGCACAAGGCTAGAACATCTAATATAGATGCCACTTTTATAGATCCTTTGTGTTCGCTTGTTTTCCTCTCCTAGGAGCGGTGGCTTAGGCAAATATACTGAATTAGACCAAAGTATATCGAGGTGATATCGATATGCTGCACTCATCGATAGGCCGGTCTCTTATCAGGTATATTCTTATTGGATTTGTTCTTATTGGGTTTTTGatttcaaatgcatttttagtTAATATAGAAAGTCATATTCAAGAAAATATTAcatatcatttttttttgtagtgaTGCACATTACGGAATGCTtagaaagaaaaataaaaatgaaactgttttatttccattcgttagttttaatttcattgcaATCATTGATGTTAagtttttgtaaatttctttttttaaggTAAAtagaaaagtatttaataattaataaaatgtaaacaatATAGAAAATTAGCAtcatttaaaacaattacCCGTTCTTAGCTCAAATAAGTTCTGATTATCCAGTGCTTACTGTACTAACCGCCGAAGACAATGGCATTTTTGCGAACTGCGCTTTTTCGAGCTCTCGATCCGCGGTCACACTTGCACAATTGTTTTTTTCGCGAATTCAATTGCAGTTTTTTCGCAACCTTTTAAATTAAGAGCAATAATCGAAAGGGCCATTTAACAGTGGTAATTAACTTTTAAAACTAACGGCAAATTTGAAAAGTGTTTGTGTGTTGGGCAAGCTCTGGAAAATCCAGTTGCAGAAAAGCATCGGAAGCAACAGAAAGCGCTCGATGCAATTTgcaaatacataaaaaaaataggtGAAAAACTGCGTCCCACTGAAAAGTGAAAGTGCAGCATGGGTCGCGGGACGTGTGGGGAGGGCACCAGTTGGACACCCAGCAGTTGCAGTGGAAAACTGCCCAAAATCAGACGCTATTTTTCTTAATCCTGAATCTGAAAGGATAATATCCTTTTTACCGGTTCTGCTTACCCAAAGCTTTTGTGTGCGAAACTACGGCAACAATTTGATTTTCCCATTCGCTCAATTTTGCACGGTGGTTGTTTTTGccctgtgtgtatgtgtgtgtgtgcgtgggactgtacgtgtgtgtttgtgatgCGAGAGTGTGTTGGTAAAAGCGTTGTTAGCGGTTAGCCGCCTAATTGATTACGataaataattacattttcgccaataataataaaatttgatATTGATCATCCTTGAAAACTCATCCACTGAAACTCTGAtagtttaaaaaattattgatATTTAGGTATAGAAGAACAGTTTCTGTAAGATCCTGGCAAATCCTTTTTGTTACAGAATCCTAAAAAGCTTTATGTCCTCAAAGGATAATCTTATTACAAAttgataattttattatatgtgTTTAGAAGTCATACATTATATCATTAGTTTCCTATAGACCGCAGCTCCGGGGAAACGGGCGAAACAATCATGACCGAGAAGTACGACGGCAACGGTGACTTTTCCGCTTTCAACGACGATGACAACGATTTTGGCGGCAAGGTTCGCAAGCCTGGTGGATCTATTGGAGCACCAGGTGGCGCCCACAATGGCGACGCTTCCGCCCACGATCACGGTCATCATGGTGTAGATCCCGGCGGCAATGTCCAGATAAACGAGAAGGCCAACGAGTACATACGCGATTGTATGGCGGAACGAAATCGCATGGACAGGAAGTTTCCCATTGCCGAGAAACTGCTGGAAGGCGGTAAGCAAAGTCAGTCTAATAATTTCTAAGCAGCATCTAATTACTCTTGTCTTGTTTTAGAGATTGAAAAGGTCCAGACCACAGGAAGGATCCCTTCCAGAGAGCAAAAATATGCCGATATCTATAGGGAGAAGCCGCTGCGGATCTCGCAACGTGTTTTAGTTCCCATTAGAGAACATCCCAAGGTAAATTTCACACTGATTAGCTTGTCTAGTAATAATTCAAATTGAGTACAAGTTTTATGACTGGCTCATTTCATGACCGCTAAACTTTTATTATTCAGTTCAACTTCGTTGGCAAACTGCTGGGGCCCAAGGGCAACTCCCTTCGCCGCCTTCAGGAGGAAACCCTTTGCAAGATGACCGTCCTGGGCCGCAACTCTATGCGCGATCGAGTCAAAGAAGAGGAATTGCGCAGCTCCAAGGATCCCAAGTACGCTCACCTCAACAGCGATCTGCACGTGGAGATATCGACAATAGCGCCGCCCGCAGAAGCCTACGCCCGAATCGCCTACGCCATGGCCGAGCTGAGAAAGTATTTGATCCCAGATAGTAACGACATTATCCGGCAGGAGCAGCTGCGCGAGCTGATGGACAGCACTAGCCTCAATGACAACGACAATGCCAAGAGTGGCTATAAGAAGTCGTCTTACATGCAGGGAGGAAACAATGTTATGGGTGGCGGCTCAATTAATCCGATTGGAGGGGTCAAGAACACGCCGCATCACAGCTATAGGTGAATTATATTTTTCTAGAAATAGCGTCAAAAACGTACCTAACTTGTATCTTTTGTTAACCCTTTTTAGAAGCTCACAGCCGTCATCTTTTAGTAAAAATGTGCTGGCTCCGAAGCAGAAAGTCATGTCCATATTGGAAAAAGCCAGGACGGCCATGGACGAAACCTATGGGTATGTTTCTTAAATATAGATTTATTCAAGGATTCTTACTTAATAACTATATTTTACAGTCGTGGCTATGATGACGGCCTTGGTTATGATCCCCACCAGTCGTACGATAGCTACTCCTATGGCACTCATGGCCATGGACCCCACGGACCGCCAGCTAACATTCTGGGCGGAGTGGGCGGCATCAGCGGTGGCGGTGGTCGGGGTGGACACTACGAAAGCTCCGACTACGAGCCGGATTATGGAAGACGAGAATATTATCAGCATTCGCCCGGCTATTCTGGTGAGTTACGAAGTGGTTACATCTATAGAGAGTGTGTTACATTTCGAGTCATCTTTCCAgctggcggcggcggaggtgtAGGTCTGGGCACTGGCGGCGCTTCTCAATCAAATGCCATCGGCGGCTCTGGTCTCAGTTCCAATCACAATCGCAGCCATGTTAACAGGTGAAATTTGCTGGACCCTAGTAGTGCCAGCGGAGGTCGAGGTACAAACCCGGCGGCAACCACCCAAAATTTGACCATGAAATCCCAACCCAATAGCAGCAACAACTTTTTGCCAAATCACGGAGCAAGTGAGTGCCAAAACGGCAAGAACATAAATCCCAACTACTACTACAATTCCAACGGCAGTTCCAAGGTGAGTGTACCCAACTGATAAACAGGCTGATCCATAAAAATAATCCCAACTATCTTTCAGGTAAATCAGCAACAAATTCAACAGTCGCAACCAAATCTCCCACCGCAGCTATCaggccacaacaacaacagcagcaatagcACCCGGGCCAGCAATATGAATAACACCAGTAGCCACAATAATTGCAATAGCAACTTTACCCCAGTCGGTGAGAAAAACTCCAACGACGTTTCATTTATATCCTCCTATCGACTTGGTCCAATGGATGGCCAAAAGAgtgccaacagcaacaatatcAACAATCACACATTAGGCAGTAAAaaccacagcaacaacaccaCCACAACCGCTTCAGTGCCCAATATGCTCTTAGTAAGGTATTAAAATGCGATATTAACGAACGCAGAAGAGAACTCCTTCGTCCTTGCACACAACCCACACTAAATCGATGTCTTTGGACAATGCAAATGAATACACGGGCTTTATGTGAATCCGCTTGCTTGCttcttacatacatatacctCTCCGCTTATCCGTCAAAGTTCCCGTATTGATTTGCATTGATCCGGAAACGCATAAAACTCATTCGATTATACACCGCAAACCAAAGACAAGAACATCTCTCTAAATCCAAATTAACATTCTCTTACAGACCTGCTAATCCTTCGCTACATATTGGCACATTTCCGTTCTTGCCCGTGCAGTTTTTCTGAACCCAACAGATTACAAGAACTACAAGCAGAACAagcaaatcgaaaaatcaCATCAACATGAACATCACAGAAACTTTGTACACTTGAGTTCATAAGATTAGAGGAAGGCGTAGGAGGAGTATTTACAAAATGGACAAAATGAACTTTACGATATATACCACATACAAAACATATACataacaaatatatttatacatatatttttgcgTGCAAGGATTAACGTTTAATGATGATGAGGCTGGAACAACAAATCGAAAACCTTACTTTCGCGTTGGCTATAAAACACAGACGAAACTGTGTCCAGTTTTTTATCTCTATTTACAAAACATCTTAAAGATACTAAAGAGCCTGAATGATTAGTGGGAGCTGTATTCGGTCGGGAGTGATCAGTAGTTAAGCACACGGCTCAGCTCAAAGTTGAGCTGGGATAGTCTGGCGTACAGATGATACAGAGCGAATCCAGTTGATACAGCAAGACAAAGCTATGTATAGGGAATGAAGGATCCGACTGACCGTCGGTAGAGACAGAATCTATGAGATTAATTAACttaatagaatataataataaatacagaGGGCACACTTAAaccataattttatttatatatgcatatatttaaCAAAACTAACGATACagataaagaatatatatatatatatatatatatatacacttacAAATTCTAATATTTACATAATTAACAGAGATCGACTAACCCCATGTTGACACGAAAGGTAACAGATTAACCCTAACAAAAATTATCTAATACTCGAGCATTCAGAATTAATATATCGAATACTAAAGATCTACAAATAACtaacaaattacaaaatatatacaagttTATTGTGAATCAATGTCCATAAGTGGATAGTGCTGCAAATGATTACTTTATTAAAACACCAGATACGACAACAATAAAAGAGTAAAAAAGAATACTTAAACGCAAGCGTAAGCGTAAGAATAACAAATACTCAATTTACTTATACACGAATATAAAGTTCTAACTAAACCAACAATGTAACTCAATACAAAA carries:
- the LOC6609602 gene encoding LOW QUALITY PROTEIN: probable serine/threonine-protein kinase clkA (The sequence of the model RefSeq protein was modified relative to this genomic sequence to represent the inferred CDS: substituted 1 base at 1 genomic stop codon) — encoded protein: MTEKYDGNGDFSAFNDDDNDFGGKVRKPGGSIGAPGGAHNGDASAHDHGHHGVDPGGNVQINEKANEYIRDCMAERNRMDRKFPIAEKLLEGEIEKVQTTGRIPSREQKYADIYREKPLRISQRVLVPIREHPKFNFVGKLLGPKGNSLRRLQEETLCKMTVLGRNSMRDRVKEEELRSSKDPKYAHLNSDLHVEISTIAPPAEAYARIAYAMAELRKYLIPDSNDIIRQEQLRELMDSTSLNDNDNAKSGYKKSSYMQGGNNVMGGGSINPIGGVKNTPHHSYRSSQPSSFSKNVLAPKQKVMSILEKARTAMDETYGRGYDDGLGYDPHQSYDSYSYGTHGHGPHGPPANILGGVGGISGGGGRGGHYESSDYEPDYGRREYYQHSPGYSAGGGGGVGLGTGGASQSNAIGGSGLSSNHNRSHVNRXNLLDPSSASGGRGTNPAATTQNLTMKSQPNSSNNFLPNHGASECQNGKNINPNYYYNSNGSSKVNQQQIQQSQPNLPPQLSGHNNNSSNSTRASNMNNTSSHNNCNSNFTPVGEKNSNDVSFISSYRLGPMDGQKSANSNNINNHTLGSKNHSNNTTTTASVPNMLLVRPANPSLHIGTFPFLPVQFF
- the LOC6609601 gene encoding uncharacterized protein LOC6609601, which translates into the protein MSAVSPNSCVETPKAPEWLSKLESRREQLKRSKLGHEAGAGAPCAECKDKCPGLDLHFWRKVCRNCKCPKIQHVCPDDDDATGWAQFEILGQIRAKPAYIKIKALASQPVQLEWVPPNAAPDVVTDYMEKLGTAQIPVAGSDAALKRKMQLELQVPPHDLDAALCDGLTETEAIQLQQYVQKLREQCVGQGVVVRLGDRLNHAQVEHVAPAMMPSQEAQKSWQSLGLMPVADDTLNELLANPKVAQALASPASAHPKLLVAFSEPLCESTAQFEENGALRAQTREKLLGISKPALLSLVTHGVVYDKVLGILQDKKLNISRDPKLGPIAEFRKEYVNNPQFRAEINTICPQPPMTPIKSSPGTPFNSPLPLKNPVQIRMGAQMRQDTPMRRVKFGGVSTIVYDCGLPANTDYDRDPVFAQIIQAVPLKHAFQEARAGRAPSSVVISNIPAPVASLAELRGLNPATRAQLQSVGLDKNMLQSAVSNAPYYDRLFRSLQDKGISHDQCQLLQPMKQVHDWLLDDDQLLDEIDKVFADMANGCKDISYPKPSLGELPTSQSSDSGFHSKPPTPGYGSEDLTAGQGRFASIPGIEDLNMYPSCAGMPEQFQQLRLQGDEVSGKDSYRTILCADCSQPIAMGEVAVKADRAGKEIAWHPGCFKCITCRELLADLVYFFHQGQVFCGRDLAIRLKIPRCRACDELIFTKEYTAAEEATFHIKHFCCYQCDEPLAGQQYIADEKSNMPLCLLCYDRLFAVRCQRCKVAIGPADQGVAWGDVHWHASCFVCAGAQCSKPLIGGRFCVKENMPFCSPSCVRSLIN